One genomic window of Hymenobacter sp. J193 includes the following:
- a CDS encoding (2Fe-2S)-binding protein, with the protein MPQQPTNAPARAGGVAAPPSAGPVHLTINGQQHTLQLAPWTTLLDALREYLNLTGTKKGCDHGQCGACTVLVDGRRINSCLSLAVMHEGEEITTIEGLGTTESLHPLQQAFIDHDAFQCGYCTPGQICSAQGLINESKARTEDEIRELMSGNVCRCGAYVGILNAVKEVVDKQSLEHRR; encoded by the coding sequence ATGCCCCAGCAACCGACCAACGCACCGGCCCGCGCCGGCGGAGTGGCCGCGCCGCCGTCTGCCGGCCCGGTTCATCTCACCATCAACGGCCAGCAGCATACTCTCCAGCTTGCTCCCTGGACCACCCTGCTCGACGCCCTGCGCGAATACCTCAACCTTACCGGCACCAAGAAAGGCTGCGACCATGGCCAGTGCGGGGCCTGCACGGTGCTGGTCGATGGCAGACGCATCAATAGCTGCCTGTCGCTGGCGGTGATGCACGAGGGCGAGGAAATTACGACCATCGAAGGCCTGGGCACCACCGAAAGCCTTCACCCCCTGCAGCAGGCCTTCATCGACCACGACGCCTTCCAGTGCGGCTACTGCACGCCCGGCCAGATCTGCTCGGCCCAGGGCCTCATCAACGAAAGCAAGGCCCGCACGGAAGACGAGATTCGGGAGCTGATGAGCGGCAACGTCTGCCGCTGCGGGGCCTACGTAGGCATTCTGAACGCCGTGAAGGAAGTAGTGGATAAGCAGAGCTTAGAGCATAGAAGGTAG
- a CDS encoding IS5 family transposase, translating into MGECYQPLTDSQWQVIAPLLPLQRKRRLCLRQVVDALRYVCRTGCQWRSLPACFPPWSAVYYYFARWQATGTLQRLNEAGNRADRLASQRLPTPSLALVDAQSVKLAPRLNQQRGLDAHKRVNGRKRQVLCDTGGRIWQVVVHAASGHDSRAAHPLLPRREQLRPAWASRLRTVLTDRAYHGRFAQQVRALGWQHQVASRPPSADRGFVPVAQRWVVERTFAWLNCFRRIVVDYERTPASHAAWILLANLTMTLRRATTE; encoded by the coding sequence ATGGGTGAGTGCTATCAACCCCTTACTGACTCGCAGTGGCAAGTTATTGCGCCGCTGCTGCCCCTGCAACGCAAGCGCCGCTTGTGTTTGCGCCAAGTCGTTGACGCGTTGCGCTACGTGTGCCGCACGGGCTGCCAGTGGCGCAGCCTGCCGGCGTGTTTCCCGCCCTGGTCGGCGGTGTACTACTATTTCGCCCGCTGGCAAGCCACCGGCACGCTGCAACGGCTTAACGAGGCCGGCAACCGCGCCGACCGGCTGGCGAGTCAGCGCTTGCCCACCCCGTCGCTGGCCCTAGTCGACGCGCAAAGCGTCAAACTGGCCCCGCGCCTGAACCAGCAGCGCGGCCTCGACGCGCACAAACGGGTGAACGGCCGCAAGCGCCAGGTCCTGTGCGACACGGGCGGCCGCATCTGGCAGGTGGTCGTGCACGCGGCCAGCGGACACGACAGCCGGGCGGCCCACCCGCTCTTGCCCCGGCGCGAGCAGCTGCGCCCGGCCTGGGCCAGCCGGCTGCGCACCGTGCTCACCGACCGGGCCTACCACGGTCGTTTTGCGCAGCAGGTCCGGGCCTTGGGCTGGCAGCACCAAGTGGCCAGCCGCCCGCCCAGTGCCGACCGGGGCTTCGTGCCCGTGGCCCAGCGCTGGGTCGTGGAGCGCACCTTCGCCTGGCTCAACTGCTTTCGGCGCATCGTCGTGGATTACGAGCGCACCCCGGCCAGCCATGCGGCCTGGATACTGCTCGCCAATCTGACCATGACGTTACGACGTGCTACAACCGAGTGA
- a CDS encoding Crp/Fnr family transcriptional regulator — MTTTNTIILDALRAYFRDKLPLTETQLNELAGLLTPRHLAKGEVLGRQGEAARYGAFVVRGCLRSYVTDERQKEHILQFAPENWWIADQHSIRCHEPALFSIDALEDSEVLLFGAGFYAQLSAFGPAFQAFFYELLQRSLAAMQRRLIGVLSVPAEARYQEFLQLYPTLGQRLPQRHIAAYLGITPESLSRIRAERAKG, encoded by the coding sequence ATGACAACTACGAATACAATCATTCTCGACGCCCTCCGCGCTTATTTCCGTGACAAACTCCCGCTCACTGAAACTCAACTCAACGAATTGGCCGGCCTGCTTACCCCGCGCCATCTGGCAAAAGGCGAGGTGCTGGGGCGGCAGGGCGAGGCGGCGCGCTACGGGGCCTTTGTGGTGCGCGGCTGCCTGCGCAGCTACGTCACGGATGAGCGCCAGAAAGAGCACATCCTGCAGTTCGCTCCCGAAAACTGGTGGATTGCCGATCAGCACAGTATCCGCTGCCACGAGCCCGCGCTGTTTTCCATTGATGCCCTGGAAGATTCCGAGGTGCTGCTCTTCGGGGCCGGTTTCTACGCCCAGCTTTCTGCCTTTGGGCCGGCGTTCCAGGCGTTTTTCTACGAGCTGCTACAGCGCAGCCTGGCAGCTATGCAGCGGCGGCTGATTGGCGTGCTCAGCGTCCCGGCCGAAGCCCGGTATCAGGAGTTTCTGCAGCTTTATCCTACGCTGGGGCAGCGGCTGCCCCAGCGTCATATTGCAGCCTACCTGGGCATTACCCCCGAATCCCTGAGCCGCATCCGGGCTGAGCGGGCCAAAGGCTAG
- a CDS encoding transposase, translating into MQQKRYSSDLTERQWAKLAPLLVVQRTSKWPLRAVVNGIFYVLKNGCVWRDVPADFPPWPTVYYYFTKWTADGSWQRVSACLTIEARERAKKMPSPPRPSSTAKA; encoded by the coding sequence ATGCAGCAAAAGCGTTACAGTTCGGATCTAACGGAGCGTCAGTGGGCAAAGCTGGCGCCGTTGCTGGTGGTGCAGCGCACGAGCAAGTGGCCGTTGCGAGCGGTAGTAAACGGCATTTTCTACGTGCTCAAGAACGGCTGCGTGTGGCGCGACGTGCCGGCGGACTTTCCACCCTGGCCGACGGTGTACTACTATTTCACCAAGTGGACAGCGGATGGCAGCTGGCAACGGGTCAGTGCTTGTTTGACGATTGAGGCCCGGGAGCGGGCAAAAAAAATGCCCAGCCCACCGAGGCCATCCTCGACAGCCAAAGCGTGA
- a CDS encoding transposase encodes MKNTATSTRCVGYDAGKCIKGRKRFFLVDTLGNLLACCVVAAHCHDGASTARFWDALALDNELLDRLQIVFVDGGFGRCFRQHLAGRGVLAQVPKGVVADKGRFFIHTKRWVVERSIAWAGNNRRLAKDYERKTQHANAWLYLANIRRLTKLT; translated from the coding sequence GTGAAAAACACGGCCACCAGTACGCGTTGCGTGGGCTACGACGCGGGCAAATGCATCAAGGGCCGCAAGCGCTTTTTCCTGGTGGATACGCTGGGCAACCTGCTCGCCTGCTGCGTGGTCGCCGCCCACTGCCACGACGGCGCCAGCACGGCCCGCTTCTGGGACGCACTGGCGCTGGACAACGAACTACTTGACCGGCTGCAGATCGTGTTCGTGGACGGCGGCTTTGGCCGCTGCTTTCGCCAGCACCTGGCGGGCCGGGGTGTACTGGCGCAGGTACCCAAGGGCGTAGTGGCCGACAAAGGCCGTTTTTTTATCCACACCAAGCGCTGGGTGGTGGAGCGCAGCATTGCCTGGGCCGGCAACAACCGCCGCTTGGCCAAAGACTACGAACGGAAAACGCAGCATGCCAACGCCTGGCTCTACCTAGCCAACATCCGACGACTCACCAAGCTAACTTAA
- a CDS encoding GNAT family N-acetyltransferase, whose product MRSERLGSEVRILDYEPQYQPDFKQLNLTWIEQYFRVEAPDLLALDHPDTYILEKGGHILLAAYQSQIVGACALLWMEDETYELAKMAVAPTAQGLGIGFRLGEAAIARARTLGARRLYLESNTKLKPAIQLYHKLGFQKTVAGQPSPYERCNIQMELLLT is encoded by the coding sequence ATGCGCAGTGAGCGGCTGGGCAGCGAAGTACGCATCCTCGACTACGAGCCCCAATACCAGCCCGATTTCAAACAGCTGAACCTGACCTGGATTGAGCAGTACTTCCGCGTGGAAGCGCCCGACCTGCTCGCCCTCGACCATCCCGATACGTACATTCTGGAGAAGGGCGGGCACATTCTGCTGGCCGCGTACCAGAGCCAGATTGTAGGCGCCTGTGCTTTGCTTTGGATGGAAGATGAAACGTACGAGCTGGCGAAAATGGCCGTAGCGCCCACCGCCCAGGGGCTGGGTATCGGGTTTCGGCTGGGCGAAGCCGCCATTGCCCGGGCCCGGACTCTGGGGGCGCGGCGGCTGTATCTGGAAAGCAACACCAAGCTCAAGCCCGCTATTCAACTCTACCACAAGCTGGGCTTTCAGAAAACCGTGGCGGGCCAGCCTTCCCCCTACGAGCGGTGCAACATCCAGATGGAGTTGTTGCTGACGTAA
- the gltB gene encoding glutamate synthase large subunit produces MSPMELAAPQGLYRPEFEHDACGTGFIAYVDGRRSHQIVTDALTILENMEHRGACGCDADSGDGAGILLQLPHWFFLEECTTLGIRLPEPGEYGVGMAFLPKSRSARQACREIIDAAAAQLGFPVLGYRPVPVNPAGIGHTALSGEPAIEQLFVGRPAGVTTPEDFERKLYVLRRLISREVTASLPEEEVYFTSLSCRVIIYKGQLTTYQVRGYFPELSDERVTSGIGMVHSRFSTNTFPSWRLAQPFRLMAHNGEINTLRGNLNWFYAGLPSYLSPYFSAEEMEILLPVIDANQSDSACLDNIVELLLHCGRPLPHVMMMLVPEAWDGNEQMDPLKKAFYEFHATFMAPWDGPAALLFTDGRMIGAMLDRNGLRPLRYAFTNDGRVLVASEAGVLGVGLPEASVVRKGRLQPGKMLLIDTVAGQIITDEELKAQAASRQPYGQWLSEYQIRLEELPEPRLVFTDLAAESVFKYHQVFGYTREDIDTILTPMAVEGKEPIGSMGVDSPLAVLSDQPQHLSSYFKQFFAQVTNPPIDPIRERLVMSLATFIGNNGNILDEDKMHCHCVALRQPILTNHELEKLRSIDTGLFNAKTINTYFRADGKPGALQAGLARLCRYAEDAVDDGFEVLILSDRALDSEHAAIPSLLAVSAVHHHLIRKGYRGSVGLVVEAGDAWEVHHFACLLAFGATAINPYLALSTIRTLHYEGRLGAGLAVPKLEANYQKAVCDGLLKIFSKMGISTLQSYHGAQVFEILGINRAVVDQYFTGAVTRIGGLGLDEIAHETLFKHFQGFRTSTLEEQNLLPEGGVYQWRRRGEAHQFNPETVHLLQHATRTGSYETYQRYARLVNTPGKSAFTLRGLLDFAHHRPAVPLEEVEPAENIMRRFATGAMSFGSISHEAHSTLAIAMNRIGGKSNTGEGGEDPMRYEVMENGDSMRSAIKQVASARFGVTAHYLTNADELQIKMAQGAKPGEGGQLPGHKVDEWIAKVRHATPGVGLISPPPHHDIYSIEDLAQLIFDLKNANRSARINVKLVSKAGVGTIAAGVAKAHADVILIAGYDGGTGASPLSSIRHAGLPWELGLAEAHQTLVRNQLRSRVVLQADGQLKTGRDLAIATLLGAEEWGVATAALVAGGCVMMRKCHLNTCPVGVATQDPELRRLFSGQPEHIVNLFRFLAEELREIMAELGFRTINEMVGRAQFLKPRPNIQHWKARHLDLRDLLYLTSPEPGSTLHQSEEQDHGLSGILDWQLLEHARPALERQQPVQAEFAVRNIDRTIGTLLSNEITKRYHAAGLPEGTISYTFRGAAGQSFGAFSVRGLAFRLEGEANDYVGKGLSGARLIIHPAPDASFVPEQNIIIGNVALYGATSGELFVRGQAGERFAVRNSGATAVVEGVGDHGCEYMTGGRALILGRTGRNFAAGMSGGIAWVYDADGSFPQNCNPEMVELDPLDADDEAHIQNLLRQHSELTGSQLAAFLLGNWPEEARKFVKVFPSEYKKVLQKARVAAV; encoded by the coding sequence ATGTCTCCCATGGAGCTAGCTGCGCCTCAGGGCCTATACCGGCCCGAATTCGAACACGACGCCTGCGGTACGGGCTTTATTGCTTACGTCGATGGTCGTCGGTCGCACCAGATTGTGACTGATGCGCTGACGATTCTGGAAAATATGGAGCACCGCGGTGCCTGCGGCTGCGATGCCGACTCCGGCGACGGGGCAGGCATTCTGCTGCAGCTGCCCCACTGGTTTTTCCTGGAGGAATGCACCACCTTGGGCATCCGCCTGCCCGAGCCGGGCGAGTACGGCGTGGGCATGGCATTCCTGCCCAAAAGCAGGAGTGCGCGCCAGGCCTGCCGCGAAATCATTGATGCGGCCGCCGCGCAGCTGGGCTTTCCGGTACTGGGCTACCGGCCGGTACCAGTGAATCCGGCTGGCATTGGCCACACCGCTTTGTCGGGTGAGCCGGCCATTGAGCAGCTGTTTGTGGGCCGCCCGGCCGGCGTGACTACGCCCGAGGATTTTGAGCGTAAGCTCTATGTGCTGCGCCGCCTCATCAGCCGCGAGGTAACTGCCAGCCTGCCGGAGGAAGAAGTGTACTTCACGTCCCTTTCCTGCCGCGTCATCATCTATAAAGGTCAGCTGACCACCTACCAGGTACGCGGCTACTTCCCCGAGCTGTCGGACGAGCGGGTGACGTCGGGCATCGGCATGGTGCACTCGCGCTTCTCCACCAATACCTTTCCCTCGTGGCGGCTGGCCCAGCCTTTCCGGCTCATGGCCCACAACGGGGAAATCAATACCCTGCGCGGCAACCTGAACTGGTTTTACGCCGGCCTTCCCTCCTACCTCTCGCCGTATTTCAGCGCGGAGGAAATGGAGATTTTGCTGCCCGTCATCGATGCCAACCAGTCGGACTCGGCCTGCCTCGACAATATCGTGGAGCTGCTGCTCCACTGCGGCCGCCCACTGCCCCACGTGATGATGATGCTCGTGCCCGAGGCCTGGGACGGCAACGAGCAGATGGACCCGCTCAAAAAGGCCTTCTACGAGTTCCATGCCACCTTTATGGCCCCCTGGGATGGCCCGGCCGCTCTGCTTTTCACCGATGGCCGCATGATTGGGGCCATGCTGGACCGCAACGGTCTGCGCCCTTTGCGCTACGCCTTCACCAACGACGGACGGGTGCTGGTAGCCTCCGAGGCCGGCGTGCTGGGTGTGGGACTGCCCGAAGCCAGCGTGGTGCGCAAAGGCCGCCTGCAGCCGGGCAAAATGCTGCTCATCGACACTGTAGCCGGCCAAATTATCACCGATGAAGAGCTGAAAGCCCAGGCCGCCAGCCGCCAGCCCTACGGCCAGTGGCTGAGCGAGTACCAGATCCGGCTGGAAGAGCTGCCCGAGCCCCGGCTGGTATTCACTGACCTGGCGGCCGAGTCGGTATTCAAGTACCACCAAGTATTTGGCTACACCCGCGAGGATATTGATACGATTCTCACGCCAATGGCCGTGGAGGGCAAGGAGCCCATCGGCTCCATGGGCGTGGACTCGCCGCTGGCCGTGCTTTCCGACCAGCCCCAGCACCTGAGCAGCTACTTCAAGCAGTTCTTTGCCCAGGTCACCAACCCGCCCATCGACCCCATCCGGGAGCGGCTGGTGATGAGTCTGGCCACCTTTATCGGCAACAACGGCAACATCCTGGATGAGGACAAGATGCACTGCCACTGCGTGGCTTTGCGCCAGCCTATCCTTACCAACCACGAGCTGGAAAAGCTGCGCAGCATCGACACCGGCCTGTTCAACGCCAAAACCATTAATACCTACTTCCGGGCCGATGGCAAGCCGGGCGCGCTGCAGGCCGGTCTGGCGCGCCTGTGCCGCTACGCCGAGGACGCAGTGGACGACGGCTTCGAAGTACTGATTCTCTCCGACCGGGCCCTCGACTCGGAGCACGCGGCCATTCCTTCCTTGCTGGCCGTGTCGGCGGTGCATCACCACCTCATCCGCAAGGGCTACCGGGGTTCGGTGGGCCTGGTAGTGGAGGCCGGCGACGCCTGGGAAGTGCACCATTTTGCCTGTCTGCTGGCTTTCGGTGCTACGGCTATCAACCCGTACCTGGCTTTGAGCACCATCCGCACCCTGCACTATGAAGGACGGCTGGGCGCGGGCCTTGCGGTGCCCAAGCTGGAAGCCAACTATCAGAAAGCCGTGTGCGACGGGCTGCTGAAGATCTTCTCGAAGATGGGCATTAGCACCCTGCAGAGCTACCACGGCGCGCAGGTGTTTGAAATTCTCGGCATTAACCGCGCCGTGGTAGACCAGTATTTTACCGGCGCCGTGACGCGAATCGGCGGACTGGGACTCGATGAAATTGCTCACGAAACGCTGTTCAAGCACTTCCAGGGCTTCCGCACCAGCACGCTTGAAGAGCAGAACCTGCTGCCCGAAGGCGGCGTGTACCAGTGGCGCCGCCGGGGCGAAGCGCACCAGTTCAACCCCGAAACGGTGCACCTGCTCCAGCACGCCACCCGCACCGGCTCCTACGAAACCTACCAGCGCTACGCCCGGCTGGTGAATACTCCCGGCAAAAGCGCCTTCACCCTGCGGGGCCTGCTCGACTTTGCCCACCACCGCCCGGCCGTGCCGCTGGAAGAGGTAGAGCCGGCCGAAAACATCATGCGGCGCTTTGCCACTGGGGCCATGTCATTCGGCTCGATTTCGCACGAGGCGCACAGCACCCTGGCCATTGCCATGAACCGCATCGGGGGCAAAAGCAACACGGGTGAGGGCGGCGAAGACCCCATGCGCTACGAGGTGATGGAAAATGGCGACTCCATGCGCTCGGCCATCAAGCAGGTGGCCTCGGCCCGCTTCGGCGTGACGGCCCACTACCTCACCAACGCCGACGAGCTGCAGATCAAGATGGCCCAGGGTGCCAAGCCGGGGGAAGGAGGCCAGCTGCCCGGCCACAAGGTGGACGAGTGGATTGCGAAGGTGCGTCACGCCACGCCCGGCGTGGGCCTCATCTCGCCTCCACCCCACCACGACATCTACTCCATTGAGGATCTGGCCCAGCTGATTTTCGACCTCAAAAATGCCAACCGTTCCGCCCGCATCAACGTGAAGCTAGTGAGCAAGGCCGGGGTGGGCACCATTGCGGCCGGTGTGGCCAAAGCCCATGCCGACGTGATTCTGATTGCCGGTTACGACGGCGGCACCGGCGCTTCGCCCCTGAGCTCTATCCGCCACGCCGGGCTGCCCTGGGAACTGGGCCTGGCCGAAGCCCACCAGACGCTGGTGCGCAACCAGCTCCGCAGCCGCGTGGTACTGCAGGCCGACGGGCAACTGAAAACCGGCCGCGACCTGGCCATTGCTACCCTGCTGGGAGCCGAGGAATGGGGCGTGGCCACGGCCGCGCTGGTGGCCGGCGGCTGCGTAATGATGCGCAAATGTCACCTCAACACCTGCCCCGTAGGCGTAGCCACCCAGGACCCGGAGCTGCGCCGTTTGTTCAGCGGGCAGCCCGAGCACATTGTAAACCTGTTCCGGTTTCTGGCCGAGGAGCTGCGCGAAATCATGGCCGAGCTGGGTTTCCGCACCATCAACGAAATGGTGGGCCGGGCGCAGTTTCTCAAGCCCCGCCCCAATATTCAGCACTGGAAAGCCCGTCACCTCGACCTGCGCGACCTGCTCTACCTCACCTCCCCGGAACCGGGCAGCACCCTGCACCAGAGCGAGGAGCAGGACCACGGCCTGAGTGGCATCCTCGACTGGCAGCTGCTGGAGCACGCCCGCCCGGCCCTAGAGCGTCAGCAGCCCGTGCAGGCCGAGTTTGCCGTTCGCAACATCGACCGTACCATCGGCACGCTGCTTTCCAACGAAATCACCAAGCGCTACCACGCCGCCGGCCTGCCCGAAGGCACCATCAGCTACACGTTTCGGGGAGCAGCGGGGCAGAGCTTTGGGGCGTTTAGCGTACGGGGCCTCGCCTTCCGCCTCGAAGGTGAAGCCAACGACTACGTGGGCAAGGGCCTGAGTGGGGCGCGCCTGATCATTCACCCCGCCCCGGATGCCAGCTTTGTGCCCGAGCAGAACATCATCATCGGCAACGTAGCCCTCTACGGTGCTACCTCCGGTGAGCTGTTTGTGCGCGGACAGGCCGGGGAACGGTTTGCCGTGCGCAACTCCGGGGCTACGGCCGTGGTGGAAGGCGTGGGCGACCATGGCTGCGAGTACATGACAGGTGGGCGCGCCCTCATTCTGGGGCGCACTGGCCGCAACTTCGCCGCCGGTATGAGCGGGGGCATTGCCTGGGTCTACGATGCCGATGGCTCCTTCCCTCAGAACTGCAACCCCGAAATGGTGGAGCTTGATCCGCTCGACGCCGACGACGAAGCCCACATCCAGAACCTGCTTCGACAGCACAGCGAGCTAACCGGCAGCCAGCTGGCCGCCTTCCTGCTGGGCAACTGGCCCGAAGAAGCCCGGAAATTTGTGAAGGTGTTCCCGAGCGAATACAAGAAGGTGCTGCAAAAGGCGCGGGTAGCCGCGGTTTAG
- a CDS encoding glutamate synthase subunit beta: MGNSTGFKEFQRETPAKAHPQERVVHNREFVATYSDTQLHQQSARCMECGIPFCHAGCPLGNIIPEFNDAVYRQNWEQAYQILSSTNNFPEFTGRICPAPCESACVLGIHAAPVAIEEIEKHIIEIAFAKGYVQPTAPVLKTGKTVAVVGSGPAGLAAAAQLVRAGHAVTVFERDDRPGGLLRYGIPDFKLDKWVIDRRIRLLEEDGVQFRCNTEIGRDIHAQELTAQFDAVVLAGGALVPKELPLPGRELAGIHFAMDYLTQHNRRVSGLPIDAQELLASGKDVVVIGSGDTGSDCVGTANRQQARSVTQFALMHQPKPERPNFEPWPHYPNAMFRTSTSHEEGCQRYWGINTKAFLGDENGHVRALLVTDVTWETDVLGRRLAFSEVEGSEREIPCQLALLALGFASPRYEGLLEQLGVALDERGNVRTVSDDEFLTSQPNVFVAGDMRRGQSLVVWAISEGREAARQVDIFLTGKTALVSKDAVGMFG, encoded by the coding sequence ATGGGCAATAGCACCGGTTTCAAGGAATTTCAGCGCGAAACGCCGGCCAAGGCACACCCGCAGGAGCGGGTGGTGCATAACCGCGAGTTTGTCGCCACTTACTCCGACACCCAACTACATCAGCAGTCGGCCCGATGTATGGAGTGCGGTATTCCGTTCTGCCACGCGGGCTGCCCGCTGGGCAACATCATCCCCGAGTTCAACGACGCGGTGTACCGCCAAAACTGGGAGCAGGCCTACCAGATTCTAAGCTCCACCAACAACTTCCCCGAGTTTACGGGCCGCATCTGCCCTGCCCCCTGCGAGTCGGCCTGCGTGCTGGGAATTCATGCGGCGCCGGTGGCCATTGAGGAAATCGAGAAGCACATCATCGAAATTGCCTTCGCCAAGGGCTACGTGCAGCCCACTGCTCCGGTACTTAAAACGGGTAAAACGGTAGCCGTGGTAGGTTCCGGCCCGGCCGGGCTGGCGGCGGCGGCCCAGCTGGTGCGCGCCGGCCACGCCGTCACGGTGTTTGAGCGCGACGACCGGCCCGGCGGCCTGCTCCGCTACGGCATTCCTGATTTCAAGCTCGATAAATGGGTAATTGACCGGCGTATTCGTCTGCTCGAAGAAGACGGGGTGCAGTTCCGCTGCAACACTGAAATCGGCCGCGACATCCACGCCCAGGAGCTGACGGCGCAGTTTGATGCCGTGGTGCTGGCTGGCGGGGCGCTGGTGCCGAAGGAACTGCCTTTGCCTGGCCGGGAGTTGGCGGGTATTCACTTCGCCATGGACTACCTCACCCAGCACAACCGCCGCGTGAGCGGGCTGCCCATCGACGCGCAGGAATTGCTGGCCTCGGGCAAGGATGTAGTGGTGATTGGCAGTGGCGACACAGGCTCCGACTGTGTGGGCACGGCAAACCGCCAACAGGCGCGCTCCGTCACGCAGTTTGCGCTTATGCACCAGCCCAAGCCCGAGCGACCCAACTTCGAGCCCTGGCCCCACTATCCTAACGCCATGTTCCGCACCAGCACCTCCCACGAGGAAGGCTGCCAGCGCTACTGGGGCATCAATACCAAGGCTTTTCTGGGCGACGAAAACGGCCACGTGCGCGCCCTGCTGGTAACAGATGTAACCTGGGAAACTGACGTGCTGGGCCGCCGCCTGGCATTCAGCGAAGTAGAAGGCTCAGAACGCGAAATTCCCTGTCAGCTGGCCTTGCTGGCTCTGGGCTTTGCCTCGCCCCGCTACGAAGGCCTGCTGGAGCAGCTGGGCGTAGCCCTGGATGAGCGTGGCAACGTGCGCACCGTTTCCGACGACGAATTCCTAACCTCCCAGCCCAACGTATTTGTGGCCGGCGACATGCGCCGGGGCCAGTCGTTGGTGGTGTGGGCTATTTCCGAAGGCCGCGAGGCTGCCCGCCAGGTCGATATCTTCCTGACCGGCAAAACCGCGCTGGTGAGCAAGGATGCCGTGGGAATGTTTGGGTAG
- a CDS encoding immunity 7 family protein, with the protein MIEIHGWITLRYSDYHSEIDLQNAAVERFRQYMQQEYSWVLLQNYGRITTWNGLESFSIHVLHNHKQEFYALKIFNWVAQELPGSYGLLYFHDEEDENRFNEFQVYVLKRGKLVEAQDQLLSPYWEAVEKDYDEDNPPRD; encoded by the coding sequence ATGATCGAAATACACGGCTGGATTACGTTACGATACAGCGACTACCATTCTGAAATCGACTTGCAGAATGCTGCTGTGGAGCGTTTTCGTCAGTACATGCAGCAGGAGTATTCCTGGGTTCTTTTACAGAACTACGGCCGCATCACAACATGGAATGGTTTAGAGTCCTTTTCAATCCACGTGCTGCATAATCATAAGCAGGAGTTCTATGCTTTAAAGATTTTTAACTGGGTAGCTCAAGAGTTGCCGGGTAGTTACGGGTTGCTATATTTTCACGATGAGGAAGATGAAAATCGGTTTAATGAATTTCAGGTCTACGTATTGAAGCGAGGGAAACTCGTGGAAGCACAGGATCAGCTTTTATCTCCTTACTGGGAGGCGGTAGAAAAGGATTATGATGAAGATAATCCTCCACGAGACTAA